CAGCACGTGGGTGTGGCGAGCAGCTTCACCGCCGCGCGTCGCCGCGAGCTGGTCGACGAGCTCGCGCCCTACCGGGAGAACGCGCTCGACGACCATCCATGGGGCGAGTGGGCGCAAGTGGACGCCCGCACCCCGGGTGCCGCGAGCCGGTGGGCGCCGACGAAGGACATGGCGTGGCAACCGCTGCGGCCCGAGCTGGTCGCCGAAGTCCGGTACGAGCACGTCGAGGGCCGTCGGTTCCGGCACACCGCCCGGCTGGTCCGGTTCCGCCCCGACCGGACGCCCGACTCCTGCACCTACGAGCAGCTGGACGAGGCACCGCCCGCCGAGCTGGCGGAGGTGTTCGGGCTGTGAGCGACACAGATGCGAGCGACACGGCTGTGAGCAAGACGGCTGCGAGCGACGCGGCTGCCACCGAGGTCGAGGGTGTCGTCATCACCAGCCCGGACAAGGTGTTCTTCCCGCAGCGCGGCGAGACCAAGCTCGACCTGGTCAACTACTACGTCTCGGTCGCCGAACCGCTCCTGCGGACCATGCGCGGCCGTCCGCTGCTGATGGAGCGGTACCCGGAGGGCGCGGGCGGGAAGTCGTTCTTCCAGAAGCGGGTGCCGAAGTCGCCGCCGGACTGGCTCGAGACCACCACGGTGTCCACGCCCAACGGCACCACCAGCGAGGCCCTGGTCGCGGCCGACATCCGGCACGTCCTGTGGGCGGTGAACATCGGCTGCCTGGGCTTCCACGTGTGGCCGGTCCGGGCCGAGCGCCCGGAGGTCACCGACGAGCTGCGCGTGGACCTCGACCCCTCCCCCGGTGTCGACTTCCCGCAACTGCGAGAGGCCGCGCGACTGACCCGGTCGCTGCTGGCCGAGTTGGGCATCGAGGCCTACGTCAAGACCACCGGGTCGCGCGGCCTGCACCTCTACGTCGCCCTGCAACCGAGGTGGGACGGCTACCAGGTGCGCGCGGCGGCCGTGGCGCTGGCCCGTGAGCTGGAACGCCGCCACCCCGAGCAGATCACCGCGCAGTGGTGGAAGGAGGAGCGCGGGTCCCGCGTGTTCGTGGACTTCAACCAGAACGCCCCGCACAAGACGGTGTTCGGCGCGTGGTGCGTCCGGCCGCGGGTCGGGGCGCAGGTGTCCACGCCGATCTCGTGGGAGGAACTGGCGTCCGTCGAACCGGACCGGCTCACCATCGCCACCGTGCCGGGCCGCCCGGACCCGTGGGAGGCCATGCCCGAGCGCCCGCAGTCGATCGAGCCGCTGCTGGAGATGTCCCGGCGGGACCTGGAGAACGGCCTGATGGACGCGCCCTGGCCGCCCGTGTACCCGAAGATGCCCAACGAACCGCCCCGCGTCGCCCCGAGCCGCGCGAAGAAGTGACTCCGCGCGTCGTCCCCTTCGCACGGAGAAGTAGTGCCGGTTTTTCCAATCGGCCGGGGTCCCCCGCCGGCGATGCTGGGCGCATGTTCCTGATCACCGGCGTCACCGGCACCACCGGCAGTCTCGTCCGCCGACTCCTGCTCGACCGCGGCCTGCCCGTCCGGGGCATGACCCGCACCCCGTC
This DNA window, taken from Saccharothrix variisporea, encodes the following:
- the ligD gene encoding non-homologous end-joining DNA ligase, encoding MSKTAASDAAATEVEGVVITSPDKVFFPQRGETKLDLVNYYVSVAEPLLRTMRGRPLLMERYPEGAGGKSFFQKRVPKSPPDWLETTTVSTPNGTTSEALVAADIRHVLWAVNIGCLGFHVWPVRAERPEVTDELRVDLDPSPGVDFPQLREAARLTRSLLAELGIEAYVKTTGSRGLHLYVALQPRWDGYQVRAAAVALARELERRHPEQITAQWWKEERGSRVFVDFNQNAPHKTVFGAWCVRPRVGAQVSTPISWEELASVEPDRLTIATVPGRPDPWEAMPERPQSIEPLLEMSRRDLENGLMDAPWPPVYPKMPNEPPRVAPSRAKK